The following coding sequences are from one Pongo abelii isolate AG06213 chromosome 3, NHGRI_mPonAbe1-v2.0_pri, whole genome shotgun sequence window:
- the CCNI gene encoding cyclin-I isoform X1 — MKFPGPLENQRLSFLLEKAITREAQMWKVNVRKMPSNQNVSPSQRDEVIQWLAKLKYQFNLYPETFALASSLLDRFLATVKAHPKYLSCIAISCFFLAAKTVEEDERIPVLKVLARDSFCGCSSSEILRMERIILDKLNWDLHTATPLDFLHIFHAIAVSTRPQLLFSLPKLSPSQHLAVLTKQLLHCMACNQFLQFRGSMLALAMVSLEMEKLIPDWLSLTIELLQKAQMDSSQLIHCRELVAHHLSTLQSSLPLNSVYVYRPLKHTLVTCDKGVFRLHPSSVPGPDFSKDNSKPEVPVRGTAAFYHHLPAASGCKQTSTKRKVEEMEVDDFYDGIKRLYNEDNVSENVGSVCGTDLSRQEGHTSPCPPLQPVSVM; from the exons ATGAAGTTTCCAGGGCCTTTGGAAAACCAGAGATTGTCTTTCCTGTTGGAAAAGGCAATCACTAGGGAAGCGCAGATGTGGAAAGTGAATGTGCGGAAAATGCCTTCAAATCAG AATGTTTCTCCATCCCAGAGAGATGAAGTAATTCAATGGCTGGCCAAACTCAAGTACCAATTCAACCTTTACCCAGAAACATTTGCTCTGGCTAGCAGTCTTTTGGACAGGTTTTTAGCTACCGTAAAG GCTCATCCAAAATACTTGAGTTGTATTGCAATCAGCTGTTTTTTCCTAGCTGCCAAGACTGTTGAGGAAGATGAG AGAATTCCAGTACTAAAGGTATTGGCAAGAGACAGTTTCTGTGGATGTTCCTCATCTGAAATTTTGAGAATGGAGAGAATTATTCTGGATAAGTTGAACTGGGATCTTCACACAGCCACACCGTTGGATTTTCTTCATATT TTCCATGCCATTGCAGTGTCAACTAGGCCTCAGTTACTTTTCAGTTTGCCCAAATTGAGCCCATCTCAACATTTGGCAGTCCTTACCAAGCAACTACTTCACTGTATGGCCTGCAACCAATTTCTGCAATTCAGAGGATCCATGCTTGCTCTGGCCATGGTTAGTCTGGAAATGGAGAAACTCATTCCTGATTGGCTTTCTCTTACAATTGAACTGCTTCAGAAAGCACAG ATGGATAGCTCCCAGTTGATCCATTGTCGGGAGCTTGTGGCACATCACCTTTCTACTCTGCAGTCTTCCCTGCCTCTAAATTCCGTTTATGTCTACCGTCCCCTCAAGCACACCCTGGTGACCTGTGACAAAGGAGTGTTCAGATTACATCCCTCCTCTGTCCCAGGCCCAGACTTCTCCAAGGACAACAGCAAGCCAGAAGTGCCAGTCAGAGGTACAGCAGCCTTTTACCATCATCTCCCAGCTGCCAGTGGGTGCAAGCAGACCTCTACTAAACGCAAAGTAGAGGAAATGGAAGTGGATGACTTCTATGATGGAATCAAACGGCTCTATAATGAAGATAATGTCTCAGAAAATGTGGGTTCTGTGTGTGGCactgatttatcaagacaagaGGGACATACTTCCCCTTGTCCACCTTTGCAGCCTGTTTCTGTCATGTAG
- the CCNI gene encoding cyclin-I isoform X2 codes for MTPRHHCEAYSSAGEEEEEEEEEEEKNVSPSQRDEVIQWLAKLKYQFNLYPETFALASSLLDRFLATVKAHPKYLSCIAISCFFLAAKTVEEDERIPVLKVLARDSFCGCSSSEILRMERIILDKLNWDLHTATPLDFLHIFHAIAVSTRPQLLFSLPKLSPSQHLAVLTKQLLHCMACNQFLQFRGSMLALAMVSLEMEKLIPDWLSLTIELLQKAQMDSSQLIHCRELVAHHLSTLQSSLPLNSVYVYRPLKHTLVTCDKGVFRLHPSSVPGPDFSKDNSKPEVPVRGTAAFYHHLPAASGCKQTSTKRKVEEMEVDDFYDGIKRLYNEDNVSENVGSVCGTDLSRQEGHTSPCPPLQPVSVM; via the exons AATGTTTCTCCATCCCAGAGAGATGAAGTAATTCAATGGCTGGCCAAACTCAAGTACCAATTCAACCTTTACCCAGAAACATTTGCTCTGGCTAGCAGTCTTTTGGACAGGTTTTTAGCTACCGTAAAG GCTCATCCAAAATACTTGAGTTGTATTGCAATCAGCTGTTTTTTCCTAGCTGCCAAGACTGTTGAGGAAGATGAG AGAATTCCAGTACTAAAGGTATTGGCAAGAGACAGTTTCTGTGGATGTTCCTCATCTGAAATTTTGAGAATGGAGAGAATTATTCTGGATAAGTTGAACTGGGATCTTCACACAGCCACACCGTTGGATTTTCTTCATATT TTCCATGCCATTGCAGTGTCAACTAGGCCTCAGTTACTTTTCAGTTTGCCCAAATTGAGCCCATCTCAACATTTGGCAGTCCTTACCAAGCAACTACTTCACTGTATGGCCTGCAACCAATTTCTGCAATTCAGAGGATCCATGCTTGCTCTGGCCATGGTTAGTCTGGAAATGGAGAAACTCATTCCTGATTGGCTTTCTCTTACAATTGAACTGCTTCAGAAAGCACAG ATGGATAGCTCCCAGTTGATCCATTGTCGGGAGCTTGTGGCACATCACCTTTCTACTCTGCAGTCTTCCCTGCCTCTAAATTCCGTTTATGTCTACCGTCCCCTCAAGCACACCCTGGTGACCTGTGACAAAGGAGTGTTCAGATTACATCCCTCCTCTGTCCCAGGCCCAGACTTCTCCAAGGACAACAGCAAGCCAGAAGTGCCAGTCAGAGGTACAGCAGCCTTTTACCATCATCTCCCAGCTGCCAGTGGGTGCAAGCAGACCTCTACTAAACGCAAAGTAGAGGAAATGGAAGTGGATGACTTCTATGATGGAATCAAACGGCTCTATAATGAAGATAATGTCTCAGAAAATGTGGGTTCTGTGTGTGGCactgatttatcaagacaagaGGGACATACTTCCCCTTGTCCACCTTTGCAGCCTGTTTCTGTCATGTAG